The genomic segment TGGGCAAAGTGAAAAACATTAGGGGTGATTACTACATTACGGTGGTAGGTAAATAGAATAATGTTATACCAATGAAAAGCCAAAGCGAATATTTTCCATCAATAAGTATGTTGGTTAATTGCATGAAACGGGTCATTAGCTTTGCAATGTACGCAAATGAATAGCGGTGTAGACGAAATGTGTGTGCTCAGTGCTGTCATGTTTCTAATAAATTGCAAGCCACGGTATCCATGCGGAAAGTTTCAGGTGATTATGGGGATTTGAAAATAGATAACATGTCGCAATTCATGAATCTATGCTAAGCAAGTAAGCGTTTTATAGTAATTTATCCTGCACCGCTTATGCTTGAGAATCAATGCAACAGTTCGAGGTTGTGGTGCTTATAGCTAACACACAAGTCGAATCTTTATGTCAAGTAGCTCCAGCGCCGTTGCCATGTGCTAGTTAAAGAATTAAACAAGCTTTGGTTGTACTGTCGACCAACCTTGGCTATATTTGCATTATTTTTCATGTTGATGTTTAGTTCACATGTCAACAAATGATATCAGTGCCCCTAAAACCCCAGACTAAAATTTAGTCCAGTTAATTAGGGAGATAAATAATGAATTCCAAGGTGTGTTCTACGCATAAGGGAGTGCGCTGACCGGCGATGATTGGTGGAAAGAACGATGTGGGGGTGATGCGGAAAAATTGCCCTTCAGTGGCTACAACTTTGAAAACGATTATACAACTTCAATACGCACAGCTCACATCAACCGCCATTTTTGACTTTCATCAGTTAAGCGGTCTTCGACTTTAAGCCAACCAtaaaattttacggaacacgagGTCTGAGAAAAAAACTGAATCTCTGCACAGTCTCACAACACAGCCTAGttagtattcgcatttacagcttCTGCCAGAATATGTGcacaacattgtgatgttcggtttCATTGACTACTGTTGCAGGTTGCTCAACAATTGGGCGTTCTCTCAGATCCCTTGGGCCGCAAACGACGTCCCGCTGGACGTAGTTGACTGCACATCCGCACTAGAGAAACTTCCTGCCAGCGCACTTTACACTTTAAACCCACCATATGCATATTGTCCAAGTCACTTTCAGTACTTCAACAATACGACTCGCGTCTTTCCTCATTCAACCTCACAACGTCCGCACTCCCTCACCCCACTCCCGTCAATCCTCCCGAATTCGATGCTCACCTTACCACGCGAGAGTGAGGATGGCCCTCATGAGCGGTCGCCCTCGTGAGGGTGCCCATGTGTGGCCGCAATTACTGCGTGCCTCAAAAGAGTATCAAGACGCTGTCCTCTTTTCCCAATTGTGGCTTACGTGCTTGCCCAGATGAGATATGCCTCGGTGAATTTACCTTAAATGTCATTTCATAGGTGCTGAAGCGTTTGTCGTGAAAAAGTGTGTGAAAGCAAGAGAAGTTTGTATGCGCGTGCTCCACAGCAAAATTACCTTAACGGAAACTAGGCGTAGCGTAAACAGAATTTATTTCGTTTGAGCATAGCTCGTAGCAACCCAGGTAACATCGAAAAGTGCAGAGTCATACATTTTTTGAATAGCTGTCAGCAGGGCGTCTTGGAAAGCGTGGATGATAGAAAAAGGGAGACATGCAAAGTCTTCGTCTTAGTAGAGCTTTTTCTATCATGAACATGTTTTTGGCCACCCTACTTGTTCAGCATCCAAGCAATGCCTCGCGGTTATGAAAAAGAGCTATGTCACTGACCTGTCGAACCAATGCACATACCAGACCCAGCGCGAAGCTCCCTAGATTAGTGTGTGGGTTGGCGCAGAAGTTACAAGAATATTCGAACCAACAACATGAGAGAACTATGTGAAAACTACAGTCCctttaaaaaaatgaataattaGTGCCTGGGCTGGAGCAGAAGTTACAGAAATATTCGAACCAACGACATAGGAGGACTATGTGAAAACTATTCCCTTCAGAAAGTGAATAATGAGTGTCTGATGAGAAGGTTATGTATTCCTAATGTGACATGTGACAGGTATCAGAAACGCATCGTCTGATCTTTCGCATCACAAGTACATCAGAGACTCAAATGGCATTGCACCTTTGATTCTGTTGGAGAGTAGACAGCTTTTTTCCTTATTGCTAATGTCAAAGCATGTAACATAATAATGTGTACAATACCAACTCGTGAAAATCTGTTAATGCGATAACATTAAATGGCCTATGAGGTGGAAAATCCGGTGTTGTTGGCGTGAGCACACGATGCTACGAAAAGGTTACAAACCCTTGATCTTTCGTAGGGCTTTGACCGTTCGTAGAGTCGAACCCCCTAGCCATGGCATTAAGGCTACGAACCCACGACGTTTGGTTTAAGGCACAGTTAAGATATAGTTAATGAAGGCACTGAAAcccccgacctttggtgggagtcgagcccaccaCCACTGGTTTGTgaatgaaggcgatgttaattaaggcacagctTATTAAGGTACAGGTAATTAAGGACAGACGGGACGCTGTGTCAATTTTCGCTTAGAAGAACATGAAACGCCTGCGACGTCAGGGGGAGGGGCACACTCGCCTGCTCACGGCCAAAGTTGCTCTTGCCATCTTGTTTATGAAGACATTCTTGATAGGGGAACCACAAAATGCGAGTGAGAAGTCATTGAAACTCACCAAATCCAAAAACCCgctcataatcagtgtgtgcgcGCACCCTCCTTATCGCTATATTGTGAATCAGTAGCGTTTGTGGAAAAGTGCCGCCTTCAGATTGTGTCAGTCGTAgatgtttttttatgtttttatgaCTGCTTTGTTTCGTATGGCGCATGCTCATtcgactttcttttcttttagaccCAAGTGTTTCATTATTAAACACTTGGTTGtcttttctctcctcttgtgcACGCGTCTTCGAAGGATGGGTCTCGTTTGTCATTCCTTTCAAGACAAGGGGTCCCGCCATAGCTTTGACCTTACTAAACAAGACAAGAGAAAGTTGCTTAGCGAAGTCATGAAAGAAACTGGGATTGTTATGTAAACAAACATTTCTTGTAATGTGCTGCTGCCGTTGCGTGTGTGTTCAATTTTTTACAGTGTTGCAGGGGTCCCTATTAAAACGTCATTCATCGATGACTTCGACTTTGTGCTCTGTTGCCACCCTCCAAGAGTGTAGACATCGTTTTCGGGGCTGTTGCATggtccttgcatgtgttcacaataTGAGAGTCTTACTGTGCCACAGCTATAAGTTAATACAGAATGCATTTTGCAGTGGTGAAGCCGTGACCACAACCGTGTTTACATAATAGAGGAGCCCTCAGAAATGCAATGAATCGGTGGACATGGCTGTAGCGGCCCGGCGTGTAATTTTGATGTTCATATCAGGCATCTAATACGTGTACCTGTTCCAAAAAGCAGGATCTCGGTATCATTCGTGCATAAGTATCTACTTATTAACGCAGATTACTAAATAGGCTAAACATTTATGCAACTTATTCCATTTTCTGCTTATTTCCGCACGTAAACATTACGCACACGTTGTGTTCTATATCAAAATACACCTAAGATGTCCTGATGTCATAGTTTCTCTCGCAACAACTGCTTGGCTGCAATGTAACTTTAATTTTGTTTACTACACTGTATATCTCTTTATTTTCGATCTATTGTTTACACTGTTTCATACGTTGTAGCATTTGTTTCcatatttttctttctgcttaTGCTACACGCATGTGCAGTTTTTGTCCATGTAAGAATTCGAAGCGTAGTGCGtcaaatatgtcacaggtctaagcacgcaGCGTGCATAGCATTGTTTAGCattgatatttacaattatttctgTCTTGTTCTCTTCAATGCGAAATACAGATTCGATGAGCTCCAAGTTTTTCCAATTAAATAGGCAGGCAAGCGTACACTTTGCTGCAGTTACTTTAGTAGCGAGGTGGTTTCTTGCAAGCTTCCTGTGGTTTCTCTCCAACTTTTTGCAAGCTGCCCCCTTCATGCAGACAGGCATTGTAGCAGTTGTGAGTGTCTACTGCAGTAATGTCGAAGCTAGGTGATAGTTGTAGTGTTCGCTTGAGTTTGCCGATCAGTTCATGCGACATTTCAGGACAAATTTTACGCAGGGAGGCAAAGGAGATCGTGCAACAAGCCCTCGGCCAACTACTAAGTTGAGGGAAGGGATAAAGCAATGGCAATGGATGTGCGCTTGCATTCTGCACAAGTTAATTTGAGAGGGAATGCACAAGTTGCAGTACAAAGGCATATCACGATAAACGGTGTTTGCATAAATAAAATGAGTAACTAGGTACATACTTTTTTCATGCACTGATAATGGAGGACGGCTCAAACGTTTTCTTTATGTCGTGTgcctcatttattttttcagcgaATTTCGAAACAAATTTTAATATGGGGATGATATAGCTAGTTCTGCGAAAAATTGATGTGATGTCGGTTCACAAGTTGTTGAGAAACCACTGTGTTCATTAGGAACACATGATACAGTCATGAAAACTGCTCTGGAGCGGACATTGACATTTCATGCTCACAAGAAACACTCAAGTATTCATCATAATGACGGTGGCCCATTTGTTTTGAAATGTCATTAGGAATAAAGGTATTTTTACAGaggatacgaaaaaaaaagttcgcgTTTCCACTCCGATCTTTCTCTACGGCAGCAACATACTGCAACGGAGTCTGTTAAGGCATTGAAGTTAAGGCACGGACGCGTTCCCtcgaactttgcttttgttgcCATCAGCGGAGCAATTACTGCTGTTGCGGCAGTTTCAAACACTTCGCTGGACATTGGCAGCATATTCAGGGGGATATAAATGTAGCACTCCACCAGTCACGCAAAAGCAAATCACAGCAAAAAATCTCAGCAGTCATCGCGAGTCTACCGGCAGTCCTGCCTAAGCCTTTCTTTCGCACTCGGAAACATTGTTCTTGTATTCAGCGTTCTGCAATGTTAACGCAGCTAACGTACATAAAACTGAGTTGAATTGAGCTTCGGCTTGCTTAGTACACTTCCTCGAATGCAGTGGGCGAAAACAAAACATTCTAGTCCGACAAGAGGCTCCTACACAATCCAGTTCACTAATGCAAACAAACAGTCTGCCATGAGCACCGCCGACTCCATTGAACACTGCTGAAAGCTGGTGTAGCGCATATCCTCCCGAAAACCACTGAAACTTTCACATCGTCTTTTTGAGAGGCGAACGAGACCTAAAATTGTTTCACAGAAAGAAAGCATTGCATCTGAAAAAACTCAATGaacactcaagaagacattgcggcaaagaacacatGCCGCAAGAACActtgcatgcggttaacgagtacgcaagtccgggcttgccacgagagcagggacgcgtaacagtctcgacgcggcgacgcggcgacaggctagcgaaaggagtggcgccggtctcaccataggtcgcggtgcaagctgaccgaccgggcgagcgacatgagcgcgccagctctggctaggcgaggtaaagcgggcggcttggtggcaggagtagacggcggcagcgttctggccgggcagctggatgcagagctcgggcccgtagcccgacggcTCTTGTCTCGCCCATGGGCGCAGAAGCTctaacgccggcctcgggcagcaggtggCATGACAGACGGgacggcgttctggccgggcagctggcgtagaactcgggcccgtagcccgactgttctcgtcctgcgcactggcgcagaagctcaccggccttgaggagctggcggcacgctcgggtagacgggcgacgcacaggaacaggttggcaggactTCCCCAGTCGGGTTAAGTCCTGGTGGGCTCTgttccggaacccgacggcccgtcttcaacgcccgctccggtggttgacctcctcctgccgtcgcttcctgggactctcctggcgtctccccgcgCGTGcgctcagtgtcgtctgctcctgaccatcccgaacaccgcaccgtgtcggGCACCACACATCACAATCGGCTGTGGCTAGCAGCTTTCCTGGCACGTGCAGCATACGGAACTAGTATCGCATGGTCTTTAGCCGTAGTCTGAATACGAGGCGGCAACATGTCCAGTTCCATCTTGCCCAGAAGTGAAACGTGTGGCAGGTGGTCAGTCTCGACGTCGAAGGGGATGCCACGGACAAACTCGTCGAACCTTTGGATAGCCCACGTCGctgccaaagcttctttttcagtctggctgtaacgctgctcggtATCGGTCATTGACCTCGAAGCGAACGCGACTGGGCGGCGCTCTCCTGAGGGTTGCGTCTGTAGCAAAACTGCGCCGAGTCCGAATGAGCTTGCGTCAGCAGACACCGTAGTGACGTACGACGGGTGGTACTTGGCCATGCACCTGTCTGACGTCAAGAGTTCCTTAATTTTCTCGAATGCTGCCTCTTGCTCGTGCTGCCACACCCAACTCGCAGACTTGTTCAGTAACGCTCTGATGGGAGCTGTGACGTCCGAGATGTGTGGCAAGAATCTTGTAACATGGTTCACCATTCCGAGCAGTCTTCTAACGCCAGCGATATCCGTTGGAGCTTCCATGGCTTTGAGTGCTTCGACCTTGCCCGGATctggcctgatgccctgtgctgaAACGACAAAGCCGAGGAAGGAGACCTTGGGTACCCCAAAACGACACTTGTCCTGGTTCAAGGTGATACCTGCTTTTGCAAGGCGAAATAGCGCCTGGCTCAGTCTGGCGTCATGTTCCTGGCGGGTGCGTCCAAAAACCAAAATGTCGTCTATCATATTGGCGACTCCTTCTTGGCCCTCCAGGATTTTTGTCATCTGCTTTTGGAAGTACTCTGGTGCGGAGGTGATGCCAAAGGGGAGCCGGCAGAAGCAGTATCGGCCATATGGGGCGATGAATGTCGTAAGCTCTTGGGAGTCTTCGGAGAGCTTCACCTGGTGGAAGCTTGCGGTCGCGTCCAACTTTGAAAAAACTGTTGCATCGCCGATGAGGCCAAGGACTTGCTCGACAGTTGGCAGAATATGTCTTTCACAAAGGACGACCTTGTTGAGTTGTGTTAAGTAGACGCAGAGGCGGTAggaaccatcgcctttccggatGACGACGAGACCCGAGCACCATGGTGTTGGCTTGTCGACCCTACGGATCACGCCTGCGCTTTCCAATTTGTCCAGCTCGCGGCGGACTATCTCGAGCAGCGGGATGGGGATCCTGCGAGGTACGCTTAGCGAGAAAGGTACGGCATCGGGTTTCAACCGGATGGTGTACTCGTCCTTGAGGGTGCCCATTCCATTTAAGAGCTCGGCGTGCAGCGTCGCTTTTGAAGTCTTGAGTTGATCAAGAAACCGAACTACTTGGAGGGCTTGGAGCGCTGGCAGTCCCAGAAGAGGCACAGTGAGAGACTGGATCACGTAGAGGCGCTGACAGCTTGTTTTCCCTTGCCAGTGAAGTCGTGCCACATACGAGCCCAGCACGCGCAGTGGCTGTCCTCCCGGGCCCGTGAGCAGAGTGTCGACTTGGTGAAGTTTGGCAGGCAAGGTAGGAAAGTCGCTGGGAACAGCAGATACTTCGGCTCCGGAGTGAACCTTGAACAGCGCTGTGTAGTCAACGGTGACGTCGACGAACTTTGCCGAGGTGGGCGTCGCAACGGCGTTCAGGTGAACGGAGCTTAGCTTGTACTGCTTCAACTTCCGCGAGCGGCATACTTCGGCGAAGTggcctttctttttgcagaagttgcaggtggAGCGACGGGCCGGGCAGTCTGAACGTCGATGAGGCGCGCGGCCGCAGAATTCACATTTGGACGGCTCGCATGAGCGTTCTGCTTGCGGCTGCGGCGAACGAGGCTTAGCGCAGGAGCGATGACGAGAGGGGAACTTGTTAGCGTTTCCGGCGTCGAGGTTGAGCTCGTGGGAGTGCTCGGTGCGTCGGCGTCTGTCGGCGTCTTCGGATTGACGGGCTTGCGTCCAGGCGTCCTGTAGCGTCAACTTCGCGTTCCGGCACAGCTGGTCCGAGAGACGCGAGTCGCGGAGGCCGATGACGAGCCGGTCGCGTACGAGCCTTTCCTCGACAGGAGCAGACGGATAGTTACAGCGCTTAAGCATCTTGCGCAGTTCTGCGTAGTACGTGTCGACGCTTTCGTCGGGCAGCTGAACGCGTCTGTGGAACCGTGACGATTCGTAAAGCTCGTTTGCCGGGTGCACGAAGTGCTCAGTGAAGCGGGTGGCAACGACTTGGTATGAAGCGAGCGACTGGGCGTCGAGCGAGAAAGTCTCGAGAAGCGGGCGGGCCTCCGGACCCATGCAGTACAGTAGCGAGCGTACCTGCATGTCTTGCGACGCGTGCGTCAGTCCTGAGACCGCTGCGTAGTCTTCGTAGCGGCTGAGCCATGTCGCCCACGTTGGCGGGTTCGCGAAGTCGAACGGTGCCGGCGGCTGGAAGTTGACGCCGTACAGTTTCCGCGGCTCGCCGGTCTCGAGGGACATCTTGGTGCCTTCCTATGAGGCaagggcgttatccggccacttCTGACGCCATGTAGCGTGGTTGGTGCAGCGCGGGGCACGAGTACGCAGGGACGCACCGAAACGTACAGCCGCTTGCTTGGACACAAAgggaatgccccccccccccctttattgggcccgaacatatatagacacacacacacacacagggggcgccacactctggtggcagcctaacaaatgGGGCTGAATGGTGGCGACCTCTACACGTGCCAGTACTAATAAATGATATGCCAATCCTCGACCATGCATAAGGCAAGCTTTTTCGCTCTTATAAGTGAGCAACACTGCAGTGTGTGAATTTGGCAGTCCACTTGCAATCGCGCCATGGAAACGAATCGTGACGGTATTTCACTAGTCAAGGAAAGTTTTTACTGAATATCCGATTGCTGTAACGGCCTGTCTGCCCTACTTGAAAGTGACCGCAGCTAACAGCAACTTTATGAAGGACATCCGTGCGACGTTATACGAACTTGTTGGTAGCCTTTACAACGGACCTATGAGAACTCTTTGTGGAGTATGGGTTTATTCGTTAAAATGCAACTTCGAAATGGTTTGCCACGCATTTTAATAGCCGCCtctttttacaacgaagctgtatatagctagccgATTCATCCATCCGTCGCTTGTTTGCCGAAAACTCCTTCGACGCAACCCCATCcgcatgcacgaaaaaaaaggGAGTGATgcgcgtgattggctgcgccCGTAGTGACGTCATTTCTCTCCATCTCAGCCAGGCACGCGCACACCATTTTTTCTCTGGCTCCGAAATGTGTCGGCCGCGCGTCATACTCATTCCTAAGGAGCACGacgctttcgatcagcaacgccgcgagcagaaaccagaacgagctcgcctacgccgtgccggtgctgcagcccgggcacaagaacaggctcatgcagctgaacgcaagcagcaactgcgtaccgaagaTGTgtcagcctaccaagccgtcgttctATGAACCGTCGGGACTAgcgcagtgataaacaccgggcccGCACggttcagcttcgctggttaatcaTCTGTACTGAGTGCTTGCGCGGTGATTTTTGGTTTCTATTGTGCAGCCGTGATGTTTTATTTTGCTATGTTTTGCAGATGATGCTATTTGTGAACGATAATTGTCGCCATGCCGAATGCTTTGCTATGGAAGAAGGCTAGTTGTAAAAGGTATTTGGAGGTGCGCACTGGCATTTTCGAATGGCACACTAAGCCAATTTTTCTGTTGGACCTATTAGCCTCGTTTAAAAATAAGTCTCTTTATTACACTGCTCGATAGTTATTTGACCAGATCTTCAAACCTTAAAACAGTAAGCCTATTATTACAGCTTTCATTTGAATTAAAGTGATATCATCGTCAACTCCCAACTCCCCATTGGGCCTTGTAGAGCGCGTAAGAACCTCAGTATTTAGAGAGACAACCTCCGATAGCTTTAATTAAAACAAGGCACAAAAATTTATGATTAAGAACGATGCGGCCCAATGACAACGCAAGAAATATAACGCACTGTGCTCTCTGAATGGCACAAGTGTGAACGAACACGAATTGCAACATCCTAAATCAgaagcaacaaaataaaaaaactcGGGCTACATTTTCACTTGACACAGGTTCACTCTTCGCGTCACAGTTGGGATGCAAGCGGAACTGCCGGTGCAACTCAATCCGGAAAACCTCGAAATAGGAGAAAAGAGGACATATTTACTCAATGTCATTCCAAAATCTCAAATCTCACTGTAGTTGACAAATGAGCCAATAATTTTTAGTTCTTAGAAAATGGTGAACGCAGAATCCTGTGGATGGGTTTTATCGCTGAACATGTCACCACCAGCTTATTTACCTCTTCTGCAGCATGGAAGCCTCCGCAAGCAATCTGCAGTTACTCGTGTCTTGCGCAAGCCAAATTACTTTTCTGCTTACAAATTTACTAATTTCACGTTCCTTCTCTAGGCACCTATGCTGTAACTTGAATGAACCAGCGGTTGTCTGCGATATGCTTTGCATGATCTGCTAAGTTGTATTTATTCCTTATAATGTCCACTAAAATATCGGCTgctcccgtttgctctctaatcaaTAACGCTGTCCTCGCAGTCACGTAACCTTAGGCCAAGCTTTCGACATCCCTCGTTGCGCAGTCCTTAGCTTCTCAAAACTCAAGTTTCTGCCCATTGTGTTTCCACGCAAAAGAGTGGAATGTTTGCGCACTTTGGTTTTAGGCAACCGGCCATAATAAGGCAGCTATGATATATATTTTGTGCATCGCCCTAATTACTCTGTCGCAGTTGGACATTGCTTATAACAAGACGGTAAAATCGCCCGTATGTCCCGTCAAGGCATACCGACGTTAACGCAAGATCGCAATGTGCTACCTCAGCGAGAGATAGTACTAAGCGATGACTAGTTGGTTTTTGCTATAAATCTCTTATAATATCCTCAGCAATACCAAATTTTGGCATATTCGCAAAGATTCTGCCTCGAGGCTTACAATAACAATGTCCGTACAAATTGCAATATCGCTATTC from the Dermacentor variabilis isolate Ectoservices chromosome 9, ASM5094787v1, whole genome shotgun sequence genome contains:
- the LOC142592760 gene encoding uncharacterized protein LOC142592760 gives rise to the protein MSLETGEPRKLYGVNFQPPAPFDFANPPTWATWLSRYEDYAAVSGLTHASQDMQVRSLLYCMGPEARPLLETFSLDAQSLASYQVVATRFTEHFVHPANELYESSRFHRRVQLPDESVDTYYAELRKMLKRCNYPSAPVEERLVRDRLVIGLRDSRLSDQLCRNAKLTLQDAWTQARQSEDADRRRRTEHSHELNLDAGNANKFPSRHRSCAKPRSPQPQAERSCEPSKCEFCGRAPHRRSDCPARRSTCNFCKKKGHFAEVCRSRKLKQYKLSSVHLNAVATPTSAKFVDVTVDYTALFKVHSGAEVSAVPSDFPTLPAKLHQVDTLLTGPGGQPLRVLGSYVARLHWQGKTSCQRLYVIQSLTVPLLGLPALQALQVVRFLDQLKTSKATLHAELLNGMGTLKDEYTIRLKPDAVPFSLSVPRRIPIPLLEIVRRELDKLESAGVIRRVDKPTPWCSGLVVIRKGDGSYRLCVYLTQLNKVVLCERHILPTVEQVLGLIGDATVFSKLDATASFHQVKLSEDSQELTTFIAPYGRYCFCRLPFGITSAPEYFQKQMTKILEGQEGVANMIDDILVFGRTRQEHDARLSQALFRLAKAGITLNQDKCRFGVPKVSFLGFVVSAQGIRPDPGKVEALKAMEAPTDIAGVRRLLGMVNHVTRFLPHISDVTAPIRALLNKSASWVWQHEQEAAFEKIKELLTSDRCMAKYHPSYVTTVSADASSFGLGAVLLQTQPSGERRPVAFASRSMTDTEQRYSQTEKEALAATWAIQRFDEFVRGIPFDVETDHLPHVSLLGKMELDMLPPRIQTTAKDHAILVPYAARARKAASHSRL